The Bacteroidales bacterium genome includes a region encoding these proteins:
- a CDS encoding N(4)-(beta-N-acetylglucosaminyl)-L-asparaginase: MATRRNFLNKLGLGSAALLAAPKLFASQSDEKGLNKTNNPPPIVISTWSHGIEANADAIKVLDADGSALNAVEKGVHVVEADANNHSVGIGGYPDASGKVTLDASIMDHLGNAGAVCYLEDIVHPISVARKVMEETPHVMLSGAGALEFAVKQGFDRHELLTPEMEKLWRKWTETAEYKPEVNFENHDTIGLLALDKNKHLAGACTTSGMAYKLPGRVGDSPIIGAGLFVDGEVGAATATGMGELMMKTVGSFLIVELMRNGHSAQEACEIAIKRIWDRYSDDQDSKFFQVGYLALSKDGDIGAYSILPGFQYALAVNGENKLIDSDCLIKQ; encoded by the coding sequence ATGGCAACTAGACGAAATTTTTTAAATAAACTTGGATTAGGATCAGCAGCATTATTGGCAGCTCCCAAACTATTTGCAAGTCAGTCTGATGAAAAAGGGCTGAATAAAACCAATAATCCTCCTCCAATAGTAATTTCCACTTGGAGTCACGGTATTGAAGCCAATGCGGATGCCATAAAAGTTTTAGATGCTGATGGAAGCGCTTTGAATGCTGTAGAAAAAGGTGTTCACGTGGTAGAGGCTGATGCCAACAACCATTCGGTAGGAATTGGAGGTTATCCTGATGCCAGCGGTAAAGTAACATTAGATGCTTCTATAATGGATCATCTGGGAAATGCTGGAGCGGTTTGCTATTTGGAAGATATTGTTCATCCCATTTCAGTAGCTCGAAAAGTTATGGAAGAAACACCTCATGTGATGCTTTCTGGAGCTGGAGCTCTTGAATTTGCCGTGAAACAAGGTTTTGATCGCCACGAATTACTCACCCCTGAAATGGAAAAGCTTTGGCGCAAATGGACTGAAACAGCAGAGTATAAACCTGAGGTGAATTTTGAAAATCACGATACAATAGGTCTATTGGCTTTAGATAAGAACAAACATTTAGCAGGCGCTTGTACTACTAGTGGTATGGCTTATAAATTGCCCGGTAGAGTAGGCGATAGTCCAATTATTGGTGCTGGTTTATTTGTTGATGGAGAAGTAGGTGCAGCAACAGCAACGGGAATGGGAGAGTTGATGATGAAAACTGTAGGCTCTTTTTTAATTGTGGAGTTGATGCGAAATGGACATTCTGCTCAAGAAGCCTGTGAAATAGCCATCAAGCGGATTTGGGATCGCTATAGCGATGATCAGGACAGCAAGTTTTTTCAAGTGGGCTACCTTGCACTAAGCAAAGATGGTGATATTGGAGCCTATTCCATTTTACCCGGATTTCAATATGCTTTAGCAGTTAATGGTGAGAATAAATTAATAGATTCCGATTGTTTAATAAAACAATAG
- a CDS encoding beta-N-acetylhexosaminidase translates to MRKVSLLFLIVIILIVASSCRNKFNSETEYSIIPLPYSLREGSQTFVVNGETRILISGDDIASSAKLLQEYVLSLADIKLEIVSQDETKSMQNVILLSTISQEKRLGAEGYRMQVDRDKVLITANDIDGVFYGIQTLYQLFDLQRLNDKSGSLIIPAIQVWDKPRFSYRGMHLDVARHFFDVEFVKHYLDLMAYYKFNTFHWHLTEDQGWRIEIKKYPKLTEIGAWRTEKDGSRYGGFYTQEEIKEVVAYAKKLHITIIPEIEMPGHSRAALAAYPELSCTGELQDVPNNWGVFKDIYCAGNDKTFEFIENVLDEVIDLFPGSYIHIGGDEAPKDRWEECAKCQARMQKEGLENEHELQSYFIKRIDKYLSSKGKKLLGWDEILEGGLAKNATVMSWRGMEGGIDAARQGNHVVMTPGTHCYFDHYQADKDFEPKAIGGYTSLKKVYDFEPVPEDLFTEQKDLILGAQGNVWTEYMETTDYVEYMILPRMLALSEVLWGKKDAKNWSAFQERLQDHFKLFDKKGYRYSKGTYRLSF, encoded by the coding sequence ATGAGAAAAGTTAGTCTGCTTTTTTTAATCGTAATTATCTTAATTGTTGCATCATCTTGTAGAAATAAATTTAATTCCGAAACAGAATATAGTATTATTCCTTTGCCATATAGCCTCAGAGAAGGTTCACAAACTTTTGTTGTAAATGGAGAAACGCGGATATTAATAAGTGGAGACGATATTGCAAGTAGTGCCAAACTTTTGCAGGAATATGTTTTGTCACTTGCTGATATAAAACTAGAAATAGTTAGTCAAGATGAAACCAAAAGTATGCAAAATGTAATCTTGCTGTCTACCATAAGTCAGGAAAAGCGTTTGGGAGCTGAAGGCTATAGAATGCAGGTGGATAGAGATAAAGTCTTAATAACAGCTAACGATATTGATGGTGTTTTTTATGGTATTCAAACCCTTTATCAATTATTTGATTTGCAGCGTTTAAACGATAAATCTGGAAGCTTAATAATCCCTGCCATTCAGGTTTGGGACAAACCACGATTTTCTTATAGAGGAATGCATTTAGATGTAGCTCGTCACTTTTTTGATGTGGAGTTTGTTAAACATTATCTCGATTTGATGGCTTATTATAAATTCAATACTTTTCATTGGCATTTAACGGAGGATCAAGGCTGGAGGATTGAAATTAAAAAATATCCAAAACTTACTGAAATTGGTGCTTGGCGTACCGAAAAAGATGGCAGTCGTTATGGTGGTTTTTATACCCAAGAAGAAATTAAAGAGGTGGTGGCTTATGCTAAAAAGTTGCATATTACCATTATTCCTGAAATTGAAATGCCAGGACATAGTCGTGCTGCTTTAGCTGCTTATCCTGAACTCTCTTGCACTGGTGAGCTGCAAGATGTACCCAATAATTGGGGTGTTTTTAAAGATATTTATTGTGCCGGAAATGATAAAACTTTTGAATTTATTGAAAATGTTTTGGATGAGGTTATCGATTTATTCCCAGGTTCTTATATTCATATTGGTGGCGATGAAGCTCCAAAAGACCGTTGGGAGGAGTGTGCGAAATGCCAAGCCAGAATGCAAAAAGAAGGTCTGGAAAATGAACACGAATTGCAAAGCTATTTTATCAAACGAATTGATAAATACCTGAGTTCAAAAGGAAAAAAATTATTAGGCTGGGATGAGATTTTAGAAGGTGGTTTAGCCAAGAATGCTACGGTAATGTCGTGGCGAGGAATGGAGGGTGGAATTGATGCTGCTCGTCAGGGAAACCATGTGGTTATGACTCCGGGAACTCATTGCTATTTTGATCATTATCAAGCGGATAAGGATTTTGAACCCAAAGCCATTGGTGGATATACTTCTTTGAAGAAAGTCTATGACTTTGAGCCTGTTCCTGAAGATTTGTTCACGGAGCAAAAAGATTTGATTTTAGGCGCTCAAGGAAATGTGTGGACAGAATATATGGAAACTACAGATTATGTGGAATATATGATTTTACCTCGAATGCTTGCGCTTTCGGAAGTGTTGTGGGGAAAGAAAGATGCTAAAAATTGGTCTGCTTTTCAAGAACGACTTCAAGATCATTTTAAGCTTTTTGATAAAAAAGGATATCGCTATTCCAAAGGGACTTATCGCCTTAGTTTT